The following proteins are co-located in the Cardiocondyla obscurior isolate alpha-2009 linkage group LG12, Cobs3.1, whole genome shotgun sequence genome:
- the Raskol gene encoding ras GTPase-activating protein raskol isoform X18 — translation MQSVSTEGASPGGRRLSRSFHSCLRGADQDDLESDTSYEKACRRGSAPATPVLGARPLDVTPNRIVNFFSKRSFRSNPLKRTKSVTKLERQKQRGAGLRGCRSHESLLCGQAVTSMDLAAVTPLHPSLLGRPHCFQVTPSTGGPKYFSCRTAHERDQWLHSLRKSVQPDAEQTRRTDNSLQIWLLEAKGVPAKKRYFCEVCLDSTLYARTTAKLKADLCFWGEHFDFHHLPSVNTIQVNLYREADRKKKRDKNVLIGSVSIPVHNVTSRYLTEKWYPVVGDKGPLKEPPALRVKCRFQSVDILPVQVYQEFLEYLKTDYASLCEKLEPVIGVKAKEDIATALVAVMQREKKAPQFLADLVMMDIHRIDDERLTFRGNSLATKAMEAYLKLTGDRYLQETLGAVVRGAVEGGDCEVDPLKVASVAALHKQQQNLRNAVELAWSRILSSHAHFPLELRECFRIFRERLADLGREDIADNLISASIFLRFLCPAILSPSLFNITHEYPNEKAARNLTLVAKTLQTLANFTRFQGKENFMEFMNDLLEREAPSMKNFLQLISSPISKDAPTNNSLEFDGYIDLGKQLSLLHALLRESAAAITPSSPSMPPSRLPEILDRISVALDQPGPSPVSTAHRYPNLQNNIFRYNDPTIANSNTNLSISATSTLSNHSTINGTIRDSNEVLQTNTLGHNSSRSPNVTRAATLPRNAYMPTNGKLQLQISSDDYPLEPPAFVSRSPTPITRQHRPLGPNRSGPGYRLTASASLANVNHCQTHPTSPTRSESHNNLKDSNYNITTSPQSIQSSNGSIVSQQQQQQQHRHNIARMQSLDIHDREDNFNHNNYNISRSASRNHCHKEENANQTQQRNYNNVSKTTVNANVVVNPPTNLTLSINHQPNNNYNSKANNASANGNLDELSDLLRYADDEVSESKSQKGSQISISQLSNVASSGYQSFAAYSQSSSPVDLSSNNANAHILNTAPLAFANPVYHMESNHARSGRRGSTSSEERDGSGGGGVDSVRGVDLSPSPPPKNNVRNHQRNGQNQWRQNNQNHRNNSEHTQDVCCTKLRRRLSLDSTRDLSDTSEEENCTTRRSKSRSHRSIDQYEVDLYEVERLQNSVDRLRLRARLGATEDADIDLVSDNNMKSIISRLISVEEELRREQQKMSAALSYKQRVIDAQEQQIAALGAANSRLMSTNASLLSALSKQRYNAKSQANSEAAPLLQNIADIGELKSSSC, via the exons ACACATCGTACGAGAAGGCTTGCCGAAGAGGCAGCGCGCCCGCAACCCCCGTACTCGGCGCACGACCCTTGGATGTAACCCCGAACAGAATTGTt AACTTCTTCTCGAAGCGGTCGTTCCGGTCGAACCCTCTGAAGAGGACGAAGAGCGTAACGAAGCTCGAGCGGCAGAAGCAACGGGGCGCCGGTCTTCGAGGATGCCGTTCGCACGAGTCTCTGCTGTGCGGTCAGGCGGTGACCTCGATGGACCTAGCGGCGGTGACGCCGCTGCATCCAAGCCTCCTCGGCAGGCCCCACTGCTTCCAGGTCACGCCGAGCACCGGCGGGCCCAAGTATTTCAGCTGCAGAACCGCTCACGAACGGGACCAGTGGCTGCACAG CTTAAGGAAATCCGTTCAGCCGGATGCGGAACAGACACGCCGGACGGACAATTCCCTACAGATCTGGTTACTGGAAGCAAAGGGCGTGCCAGCGAAGAAACGATATTTTTGCGAGGTTTGCCTCGACAGCACCTTGTACGCCCGAACAACTGCCAAGCTGAAGGCCGATTTGTGCTTCTGGGGCGAGCATTTCGATTTCCACCACTTGCCCTCTGTCAATACTATCCAGGTGAATCTGTACCGAGAAGCggacaggaaaaaaaagagggacaAGAACGTTTTAATCG GTTCTGTCAGTATACCAGTGCACAATGTGACGTCGCGTTACTTGACGGAGAAATGGTATCCCGTAGTAGGTGACAAGGGACCTCTCAAGGAACCTCCTGCACTAAGAGTAAAGTGCCGTTTCCAGTCAGTTGACATACTACCGGTTCAAGTGTATCAAGAGTTTCTTGAATATCTGAAAACCGATTACGCGTCACTATGCGAAAAGTTGGAACCCGTCATCGGCGTCAAGGCGAAGGAAGACATCGCGACCGCTTTGGTAGCGGTGATgcaacgagagaaaaaagcgCCGCAATTCCTCGCGGACCTCGTCATGATGGACATTCATCGAATAG acgATGAAAGACTCACTTTTCGAGGGAATTCATTAGCCACGAAAGCGATGGAAGCCTATTTGAAATTAACCGGAGACAGATATCTACAGGAAACTCTGGGGGCCGTTGTGAGAGGCGCAGTAGAAGGCGGTGATTGCGAGGTAGATCCACTCAAGGTCGCTTCCGTCGCCGCCTTGCACAAACAACAGCAGAACCTTCGTAATGCCGTCGAACTGGCTTGGAGCAGAATACTATCAAGCCACGCTCATTTTCCGCTAGAATTACGCGAGTGCTTCCGCATTTTCCGCGAACGCCTGGCCGATCTGGGCCGCGAAGACATCGCAGACAATCTCATCTCCGCATCGATCTTTCTCCGTTTCCTCTGCCCTGCCATTCTTAGTCCATCTCTCTTTAATATTACGCACG AATATCCGAATGAAAAAGCAGCGAGGAACCTTACTTTGGTTGCGAAAACACTCCAAACGCTTGCAAACTTTACGAGATTCCAGGGCAAGGAAAATTTTATGGAATTCATGAACGATCTACTTGAACGTGAAGCTCCGTCtatgaaaaatttcttacagTTAATTAGT agCCCAATATCAAAAGATGCACCAACTAACAATTCGCTCGAGTTTGATGGCTACATAGATCTGGGAAAACAATTGTCTCTGCTACACGCTCTTTTGCGAGAAAGTGCAGCAGCGATAACACCATCCTCGCCATCGATGCCACCCTCACGATTACCCGAAATCCTTGATAGAATCTCTGTGGCATTGGATCAACCGGGTCCAAGCCCCGTATCCACTGCTCATCGTTATCCGAatctgcaaaataatattttccgctACAACGATCCGACGATCGCTAACAGCAATACGAATCTCTCTATCTCGGCCACGTCAACATTGAGCAATCATAGTACGATAAACGGCACGATCAGAGACAGCAATGAAGTGCTGCAGACCAATACTTTGGGCCACAACAGTTCGCGTAGTCCAAACGTTACCAGAGCGGCAACTCTACCCCGAAACGCTTACATGCCAACGAACGGCAAGTTACAGTTGCAAATCAGCTCTGACGATTATCCTTTGGAGCCGCCAGCGTTTGTGTCACGCTCACCTACACCGATTACGCGACAACACAGGCCACTTGGCCCCAATCGATCCGGACCGGGTTACAGACTAACAGCCAGCGCAAGCTTGGCGAATGTCAATCACTGCCAGACTCACCCAACAAGTCCTACGCGTTCCGAGAGTCATAACAATCTGAAGGACTCCAATTACAACATCACCACATCGCCTCAAAGCATTCAGTCGAGTAATGGCAGCATTGTTtcgcaacaacaacaacagcaacagcaCCGGCATAACATCGCGCGCATGCAGAGTCTTGATATTCACGATCGGGAGGATAATTTCaatcataataattataatatttcgagATCCGCCAGCCGAAATCATTGTCATAAGGAAGAAAACGCTAATCAGACTCAACagcgtaattataataatgtctCAAAGACTACAGTAAACGCCAATGTGGTCGTCAATCCGCCTACGAATCTCACGCTGTCAATCAACCATCAGCCCAACAATAATTACAATTCCAAGGCGAACAACGCATCCGCCAACGGAAATCTTGACGAATTGTCCGATTTACTGAGATACGCAGACGATGAAGTATCGGAATCCAAGTCGCAGAAGGGTTCACAGATCTCTATTTCTCAACTGAGCAACGTAGCTTCTTCGGGTTACCAAAGCTTCGCCGCTTACAGCCAGAGTTCCAGCCCGGTGGATCTCAGCAGCAACAATGCGAATGCACATATACTCAATACAGCGCCACTGGCATTTGCCAATCCCGTTTATCATATGGAATCGAATCACGCGAGGTCAGGCAGACGAGGTAGCACTAGCTCTGAAGAAAGAGATGGcagcggtggcggcggtgtCGATAGTGTAAGAGGCGTCGATCTGAGTCCCTCGCCGCCGCCCAAAAATAACGTACGAAATCATCAGAGGAATGGCCAGAATCAATGGCGACAAAACAATCAGAACCATAGAAACAACTCGGAGCATACGCAGGACGTTTGCTGCACGAAACTTCGAAGAAGGCTTTCCCTCGATTCAACGAGGGATCTATCGGATACCAGTGAAGAAGAAAACTGTACCACCAGAAGAAGCAAGTCTCGTAGTCATCGGAGCATCGATCAA TACGAAGTGGATTTGTATGAGGTGGAAAGACTACAGAATAGCGTAGATCGGCTGCGATTGCGTGCGCGATTAGGCGCCACCGAGGATGCTGATATAGATCTCGTGTCCGACAACAACATGAAGAGCATCATTTCCAG ATTAATCTCCGTGGAGGAGGAGCTGCGTCGCGAACAGCAAAAGATGTCGGCGGCGTTATCGTACAAGCAGCGCGTGATCGACGCGCAGGAACAGCAAATAGCTGCCTTGGGCGCCGCAAATTCACGTCTGATGTCAACGAACGCGAGCCTGCTTTCGGCGCTGAGCAAGCAACGTTACAACGCCAAGTCCCAGGCCAACAGCGAAGCCGCACCCCTGCTGCAGAACATCGCTGACATCGGCGAGCTTAAAAGCTCATCGTGTTAG